The proteins below are encoded in one region of Parvicella tangerina:
- a CDS encoding OmpA family protein yields the protein MKRVFIGIIVWQVVTSLSSCATALQKEKASSDAQKPEPIEVLQLKDIDDPYDYLDTAFQIQHLYFDVDKAIIPDVSKDELDELVDILTTYPEMKLEIHGHTDVTGDWDANVALSKNRAESVKAYLVDKGIDPKRVYTFGHGPEIPLMEGDFEEAYQYNRRVEFEYTLK from the coding sequence ATGAAAAGAGTGTTTATTGGGATAATTGTTTGGCAAGTTGTAACTTCTTTGTCTAGTTGTGCAACGGCTCTTCAAAAAGAAAAGGCTAGCAGTGATGCTCAAAAACCTGAGCCAATAGAAGTCCTTCAATTGAAGGACATTGATGATCCGTATGATTACTTAGATACAGCTTTTCAAATCCAACACTTGTATTTTGATGTGGATAAAGCCATTATTCCAGATGTGTCAAAAGATGAGCTGGATGAGTTAGTGGATATTTTGACAACTTATCCTGAAATGAAACTTGAAATTCACGGACATACAGATGTAACAGGAGATTGGGATGCTAACGTTGCCTTGTCTAAAAATCGAGCAGAATCTGTTAAGGCTTATTTGGTAGATAAGGGGATTGATCCAAAAAGGGTTTACACGTTTGGGCATGGACCAGAAATTCCTTTAATGGAGGGTGATTTTGAAGAAGCTTATCAGTATAACAGACGGGTTGAATTTGAGTATACGTTAAAATGA
- a CDS encoding LysM peptidoglycan-binding domain-containing protein has product MTKQIIITFVLIFSTLIGLSQIGEAKVVEKDGKEFYEHKVKKGQTAYGISQMYDTKVDVLFKFNPEAEGGLQIGQMLYLPVTKKEDEETVPVSNETNSDQEEDVESLQQEEVVSDTNKVIHIVKAGETMFGIAKKYGVTLDDLKAANGNSAALNIGQELIIPVDKADKNNETEPLIKDPINYSVDPGDSVVLHKVKKGDTFYSLSKFYEVSGQEIRDANDGLPKGLQVGETIRIIVKKKLPVNYVAPDSNLVVVYDSTSRVENVYDIAIMLPFMLDENDKFRAKCPPVGDCPFYGYTMMSINLERGIMMAVDSLRKAGLSVNIHVYDTEKDTAVINDILQKPEMEGMDLIFGPLYPRQIKIVADYARSHKIQNIIPVPVSNKALYKNPYLSKYVTSTPTQVIKLGEYVADQFPLANVIAIKNKSDKQDAYYFDEFVASYNEACKKNPKRLNPQVLTAEMSTSSKLTSVEGKLSDTALNVIVVPSEELGHVSNFVTKLVATTNRNPYSKYRYQVVGLEDWIAFETIDEKYKSRFKLNVVTSGFIDYNDPQVTKFIKNFRAEYGIDPDKYAINGFDAAFTNLSGLLLYGTAYAQNYHLLETDGYSSGSSYRAVEEGSGFENQSVYFLEYDEYQVKVVDKR; this is encoded by the coding sequence ATGACAAAGCAAATTATAATAACCTTTGTGTTGATCTTTTCTACCTTAATTGGGTTGAGCCAAATTGGTGAAGCAAAAGTGGTGGAAAAAGATGGGAAAGAGTTCTATGAACATAAAGTAAAAAAAGGACAAACAGCCTACGGCATCTCTCAAATGTATGATACAAAGGTGGATGTGCTCTTTAAGTTTAATCCAGAAGCTGAAGGTGGTCTCCAGATCGGACAAATGCTCTACTTGCCAGTTACTAAAAAAGAAGATGAAGAAACAGTACCTGTTTCAAATGAAACCAATTCTGATCAAGAAGAGGATGTTGAGAGTCTTCAGCAAGAGGAGGTAGTGTCAGATACGAATAAGGTTATTCACATTGTGAAAGCAGGAGAAACCATGTTTGGCATTGCCAAGAAATATGGTGTAACACTAGATGACCTCAAGGCTGCGAATGGTAACTCAGCTGCTTTGAATATTGGTCAAGAACTCATAATCCCCGTGGATAAAGCAGATAAGAATAATGAGACAGAACCGCTTATTAAAGATCCTATTAACTATAGCGTAGATCCTGGTGATAGTGTTGTTTTACACAAAGTAAAGAAAGGAGATACGTTTTATTCGTTGTCTAAATTTTATGAGGTGAGTGGTCAGGAAATCAGAGATGCAAATGATGGGTTGCCTAAAGGACTACAGGTGGGTGAAACCATTCGGATTATTGTGAAGAAAAAACTTCCCGTGAATTATGTTGCTCCAGATTCAAACTTGGTGGTGGTTTATGATTCTACTTCGAGAGTAGAGAACGTTTATGATATTGCGATCATGTTGCCTTTCATGCTGGATGAAAATGATAAGTTTAGAGCTAAGTGTCCTCCAGTTGGAGATTGTCCTTTCTACGGTTATACCATGATGTCGATTAACCTGGAACGTGGAATTATGATGGCTGTCGATTCTCTTCGAAAAGCTGGACTAAGTGTGAATATTCATGTTTACGACACAGAGAAAGACACCGCTGTAATCAATGATATCCTCCAAAAACCTGAAATGGAAGGGATGGATCTGATCTTCGGACCGCTATACCCGCGTCAAATAAAGATTGTAGCAGATTATGCAAGAAGCCATAAGATCCAAAATATCATTCCGGTTCCTGTATCGAATAAGGCCCTGTATAAAAACCCCTATTTGTCAAAATATGTAACGTCTACACCTACTCAGGTAATAAAACTGGGAGAGTATGTTGCTGATCAGTTTCCCCTTGCAAATGTCATAGCTATAAAGAACAAATCAGATAAGCAAGATGCCTACTATTTTGATGAATTTGTTGCGAGTTATAACGAAGCGTGTAAGAAGAATCCGAAACGTCTGAACCCACAGGTGTTAACAGCCGAGATGAGTACTTCCAGTAAGTTGACCAGCGTTGAAGGAAAGTTAAGTGATACTGCACTCAACGTGATCGTTGTTCCTTCTGAAGAGCTAGGGCATGTGAGTAATTTTGTAACAAAATTGGTGGCAACTACAAATCGAAACCCCTATTCAAAATATCGTTATCAGGTAGTAGGTCTGGAAGATTGGATTGCTTTCGAAACCATTGATGAGAAGTATAAGAGCCGTTTTAAACTTAACGTAGTCACCTCTGGTTTTATCGATTATAATGATCCTCAGGTGACGAAATTCATCAAGAACTTCAGAGCAGAGTATGGAATAGACCCAGATAAATATGCGATTAACGGTTTTGATGCGGCATTTACTAACCTGTCAGGGTTGTTGCTTTACGGCACAGCTTACGCACAAAACTATCACCTGCTTGAAACCGATGGTTATTCCTCTGGAAGCAGCTACCGCGCTGTAGAAGAGGGAAGTGGTTTTGAAAATCAGTCCGTTTACTTTCTAGAGTACGATGAGTATCAGGTTAAAGTAGTAGACAAAAGATAG
- a CDS encoding TraB/GumN family protein, with the protein MKRLLTYLFGSALVFSAVGQTTQKSLAWKITGNGLEKPSYLYGTMHTQDQRAFEFKDGVLDAHKSTEVYVMEVNMDLADQFAIMDMMMMKGDTTLEDLLSKSQYDSVALYFNDSLGQPLSMFKSMMPILTAQTIELQNLSAEQDLALDLYFADLAKEQGKEVIGLETAEEQVAALSAVSYKDQALALYEMVKNKYAGKKDNTINDLVDLYVQGDLEGMLALTSEESMTSEKAQTTFEDNLILKRNRVMTQRMTKVIHEKSAFVAVGAAHLGGENGIITMLRILGYTVEPL; encoded by the coding sequence ATGAAAAGATTACTGACTTATTTGTTTGGTTCAGCACTTGTCTTTAGTGCCGTTGGTCAGACAACTCAAAAAAGTTTAGCCTGGAAGATTACAGGAAATGGCTTGGAAAAGCCTTCCTACCTTTATGGAACGATGCACACACAAGATCAGAGAGCTTTCGAGTTTAAAGATGGAGTGCTGGACGCTCATAAATCTACTGAGGTGTATGTAATGGAGGTGAATATGGATCTAGCTGATCAGTTTGCCATTATGGATATGATGATGATGAAAGGAGATACAACGCTGGAAGACCTGCTTTCAAAATCTCAATACGACTCGGTAGCTTTGTATTTTAATGATTCATTAGGACAGCCTTTGTCCATGTTCAAAAGTATGATGCCCATACTTACCGCTCAAACGATAGAACTTCAAAACTTAAGTGCTGAACAAGATCTGGCGCTAGACTTATATTTTGCTGATTTAGCAAAAGAGCAAGGAAAGGAAGTTATCGGACTGGAAACGGCAGAAGAGCAGGTAGCGGCTTTAAGTGCCGTTTCATACAAAGATCAAGCATTGGCGCTCTATGAAATGGTGAAGAACAAGTATGCAGGCAAAAAAGATAATACCATAAATGATTTGGTTGATTTATACGTTCAAGGTGATTTAGAGGGGATGTTAGCACTAACTTCTGAAGAGTCAATGACTTCAGAAAAGGCGCAGACTACCTTTGAGGATAACCTGATTCTGAAAAGAAATAGAGTGATGACGCAAAGAATGACAAAGGTTATTCACGAAAAGTCGGCATTTGTGGCCGTAGGAGCTGCTCATCTCGGTGGAGAGAATGGAATTATTACGATGTTACGGATTCTTGGCTATACGGTAGAGCCGCTTTAA
- a CDS encoding archaemetzincin: MKYNIPFIIALIILISSCSSQHEEHLRPVSKVEQKRAAMIYDSLSNLHYALPAPQKGDWLEAHPEKAESFQDYVEKWPQTKTAKRTKLYLVKLSPFMATQQVIFDKTMTYLSLFYDTEVDTFTLNIDYENIPEKFFRKNDLQEIQVLTDFFLKKELLKALPDDAWGLIGCTAVDIFPDPKWNFVFGQASLSNRVGVWSMRRLGDIENYPETKNRAFMRNLKVASHETGHMISMKHCVYYDCLMNGSAHILENDAKPPYLCPVCLAKADWNRNFDLHDRFDQLFTFWNENQYDIYHQYYEIVKEVAIK; this comes from the coding sequence ATGAAATATAACATTCCATTCATCATCGCCCTGATCATACTTATTAGCAGTTGCTCATCTCAGCACGAGGAACACCTGAGACCTGTTTCTAAGGTTGAACAAAAACGAGCGGCAATGATCTACGATAGCTTATCGAATTTACACTATGCACTGCCTGCTCCGCAAAAAGGAGACTGGTTGGAAGCACACCCTGAGAAAGCAGAAAGCTTTCAGGATTACGTAGAGAAATGGCCACAAACGAAAACAGCAAAAAGGACGAAACTCTATCTGGTAAAACTGAGTCCATTTATGGCGACCCAACAGGTTATTTTTGATAAAACGATGACCTATCTCTCTCTTTTTTACGATACAGAAGTAGATACCTTCACACTGAACATTGACTATGAAAACATTCCTGAAAAATTCTTTCGAAAAAATGACCTTCAAGAGATTCAGGTCCTTACGGATTTCTTTTTGAAAAAAGAACTTTTAAAGGCATTACCCGATGACGCCTGGGGACTCATTGGATGCACCGCAGTTGACATTTTTCCAGATCCAAAATGGAACTTTGTATTTGGACAAGCCAGTTTGAGTAATCGCGTGGGCGTTTGGAGTATGAGAAGACTCGGAGACATTGAAAACTATCCAGAGACCAAGAACCGTGCTTTTATGAGAAACCTTAAGGTGGCATCTCATGAAACAGGACACATGATCTCCATGAAACATTGTGTTTACTACGATTGTTTAATGAACGGAAGTGCTCACATTCTGGAAAATGATGCCAAACCACCCTATCTTTGTCCAGTATGTTTAGCAAAGGCCGATTGGAATAGAAATTTTGATCTTCACGATAGGTTTGATCAGCTCTTTACGTTTTGGAATGAGAATCAATACGATATCTACCACCAATACTACGAAATCGTTAAAGAGGTTGCCATCAAGTAG
- the trkA gene encoding Trk system potassium transporter TrkA: MKIIITGAGAVGYHLAKMLSSESQDIYLIDSNEERLNYVTSHIDVFGIPGDAKSFKVLQDAKIEECDLLIAVTSSEETNLLVSIIGKKLGAKQTIARVSELKAGDIDCEKFYNDLGIDTVISPVILVQEEIKRLINRAVFTDDLEFEEGKLTVFGIHIDGSSPLSGKTVSESANLNPNLSFRPIALHRNDQTVIVTRDTMIKDNDIVYFISTPESIDDIIEICGKQSFEIDNIMILGGSRIGVLAAASLENEFNVTLIEKDKHKCEKIAGILKRTLVLNMDVRDVESLEEEGLRDMDAFVAVTGDSETNIMSSLVAKNHGVAKTIARVENIDYIHLSQAIGIDTLINKKIIAASSIFKYVRKGEIAAIASLHGVDAEIIEFNVKQGSKITKGALKDLKFPKTATIAGVVRGQSGFIPFGNFEVIAGDRAVVFSLTESISQVEKFFQ; encoded by the coding sequence ATGAAGATCATAATTACAGGGGCTGGAGCAGTTGGATATCATTTGGCCAAAATGCTTTCAAGTGAATCTCAAGATATCTATTTGATAGATTCCAATGAAGAACGACTGAATTACGTAACTTCTCACATAGATGTTTTTGGAATACCTGGTGACGCAAAGTCATTTAAGGTACTTCAAGATGCGAAAATTGAGGAGTGTGACCTTTTGATCGCTGTAACTTCTTCAGAAGAAACCAACCTCTTGGTTTCCATCATCGGAAAAAAGTTAGGAGCAAAGCAAACGATTGCAAGAGTTAGTGAACTGAAAGCCGGAGATATTGATTGTGAGAAGTTCTACAATGATCTGGGAATTGATACCGTGATCTCACCAGTAATTTTGGTTCAGGAGGAAATAAAAAGGCTGATTAATCGTGCGGTTTTTACTGATGACCTCGAGTTTGAAGAAGGTAAGTTGACCGTATTTGGAATCCATATTGACGGTTCTTCTCCATTGTCAGGAAAAACGGTGTCAGAGAGTGCGAACTTGAACCCAAATCTTTCATTCAGACCGATCGCTCTGCACAGAAATGATCAAACCGTCATTGTTACGAGAGATACGATGATCAAGGATAATGATATTGTCTATTTCATCTCAACACCTGAGTCGATAGATGACATTATTGAAATCTGTGGCAAACAGTCTTTCGAGATTGATAACATTATGATTCTGGGAGGTAGTCGAATAGGTGTTTTGGCCGCAGCTTCTCTGGAGAATGAATTTAACGTTACCCTGATTGAAAAAGATAAACATAAGTGTGAGAAAATTGCAGGAATCCTCAAACGTACTCTTGTGTTGAATATGGATGTAAGAGATGTTGAAAGTTTGGAGGAAGAAGGATTGAGAGATATGGATGCCTTTGTAGCTGTTACGGGTGATTCAGAGACCAACATCATGTCTTCTTTAGTGGCTAAAAATCATGGTGTGGCGAAGACAATCGCACGAGTTGAAAATATCGATTACATTCACCTATCTCAAGCAATTGGTATCGATACCTTAATCAATAAAAAGATCATCGCTGCGAGTAGTATATTTAAATACGTGAGAAAAGGGGAAATAGCTGCAATAGCGAGCTTGCATGGTGTTGATGCTGAAATTATCGAGTTTAACGTAAAACAGGGTAGTAAGATCACTAAGGGAGCGTTGAAGGATCTCAAGTTTCCAAAAACAGCTACGATAGCAGGGGTGGTGCGGGGACAATCAGGGTTCATTCCGTTTGGTAATTTTGAAGTGATCGCTGGAGATCGGGCAGTGGTGTTTTCATTGACAGAATCGATTTCACAAGTAGAGAAGTTTTTCCAATAA
- the mazG gene encoding nucleoside triphosphate pyrophosphohydrolase has translation MHSREEKLAAFGRLLDIMDDLREKCPWDKKQTLQSLRYLTIEETYELADAILENDLNELKGEIGDLMLHMVFYAKIASETNDFDIADVLNTVCDKLVERHPHIYGDVQAETEEEVKANWEKIKLKSGKKSVLEGVPKSLPAMVKATRIQEKARGVGFDWDNSDQVFEKLNEEIDELKVEVNTNSNKIEDEFGDVLFSMINYARFVGVDPESALEKTNKKFIKRFQYLETESAKDGKQLGEMSLSEMDAYWNKAKEL, from the coding sequence ATGCACTCACGAGAAGAAAAACTAGCTGCATTTGGTCGGCTTCTTGATATAATGGATGATCTTCGGGAGAAATGTCCTTGGGATAAAAAGCAAACGCTGCAATCACTTCGCTACCTTACCATAGAAGAAACGTATGAATTGGCAGATGCTATTCTTGAAAATGACCTCAATGAACTAAAAGGTGAAATAGGAGACTTAATGCTGCACATGGTCTTCTACGCTAAAATTGCCTCAGAAACGAATGATTTTGACATAGCAGATGTATTGAATACGGTGTGTGACAAACTGGTTGAAAGACATCCACATATTTACGGAGATGTGCAGGCAGAAACGGAAGAAGAGGTAAAAGCAAATTGGGAGAAAATCAAGCTGAAGTCTGGAAAGAAATCGGTGCTCGAGGGTGTTCCTAAATCACTACCAGCAATGGTTAAGGCAACTAGAATTCAGGAAAAGGCGAGAGGGGTTGGCTTTGATTGGGATAATTCTGATCAGGTATTCGAAAAGCTGAATGAAGAGATCGATGAACTAAAAGTTGAGGTCAACACGAACTCAAACAAGATTGAAGATGAGTTTGGCGATGTACTTTTCTCGATGATCAACTATGCACGCTTTGTGGGTGTGGACCCAGAATCCGCATTAGAGAAAACCAATAAGAAGTTTATTAAAAGATTCCAATACCTTGAAACTGAATCTGCAAAGGATGGCAAGCAATTGGGTGAAATGTCACTTTCAGAAATGGATGCATATTGGAACAAAGCTAAAGAATTATAA
- a CDS encoding TrkH family potassium uptake protein → MPKRLINFRVVLHVIGSLIIINGVLMSLAIPFSLYYKDGMLLPFATSFSITLLVGLFLRIYTREHKNDEIKKREGFLIVAMGWLSMALFGCLPYLISGSIPHISDAFFETMSGFTTTGATILGGDPAELGGNFVNKISHLPESLLFWRSMTQWIGGMGIIVLTVAILPMLGIGGMELFVAEAPGPTKDKIHPRIKETAKRLWVIYLSLTLLETIALLFCGLDFYESINHALTTNSTGGFSTQDSSIAGFGNPAVEYVIVIFMFLAGTNFTLIYFALKRKVFQIRENDEFKWYLMAVVGLTVLLSFLIYNGESIEETIRTALFQVVSIITTTGYATANYSNWGPLVMLIFFLLLFSGASAGSTSGGIKIVRIVLLIKNGLVEFKRRLHPKAVIPVNLNKKPVPNNIIYNLLAFIFLYLFIFTIGSILVTMFGGVEFEEAISAVATSVGNVGPGLGDFDPDGTFAKLPDASKWILSLLMLMGRLELFTVALVMTPYFWRRI, encoded by the coding sequence ATGCCAAAAAGACTGATCAATTTTAGAGTAGTTCTTCATGTCATTGGTTCGTTGATCATCATCAACGGAGTATTGATGTCTTTGGCTATACCATTTTCTCTTTATTACAAAGATGGAATGTTGTTGCCTTTTGCTACTTCTTTTTCCATCACACTTCTGGTGGGACTGTTCTTAAGAATCTATACCAGAGAGCATAAAAATGATGAAATTAAAAAGCGAGAAGGATTCCTCATCGTAGCAATGGGATGGCTTTCCATGGCTTTGTTTGGTTGTCTGCCGTACCTGATTTCTGGCTCCATACCACATATCTCGGATGCGTTTTTTGAGACCATGTCTGGTTTTACAACTACTGGTGCTACGATCCTTGGAGGTGACCCCGCAGAACTGGGAGGAAATTTTGTCAATAAAATATCTCACTTACCAGAATCACTCCTTTTTTGGAGAAGTATGACCCAGTGGATCGGTGGTATGGGTATCATCGTCCTTACTGTGGCCATCCTGCCAATGTTAGGAATTGGAGGAATGGAGCTGTTCGTGGCGGAAGCTCCTGGACCAACCAAAGATAAAATTCACCCCAGAATTAAAGAAACAGCCAAAAGATTGTGGGTAATTTACCTGAGTTTGACACTCTTAGAAACAATTGCACTACTGTTCTGCGGTTTAGATTTTTATGAATCCATTAACCATGCGCTAACAACGAACTCAACAGGTGGTTTTTCTACACAGGATTCAAGTATAGCTGGTTTTGGAAACCCAGCGGTAGAGTATGTGATTGTCATCTTCATGTTCTTGGCTGGAACCAACTTTACGTTGATCTATTTTGCACTAAAAAGAAAAGTCTTTCAGATTAGAGAAAATGATGAGTTTAAATGGTACCTCATGGCAGTGGTCGGACTAACCGTTTTACTATCGTTTCTCATTTATAACGGAGAATCGATAGAAGAAACCATAAGAACGGCACTGTTTCAGGTGGTAAGTATAATTACGACCACGGGTTATGCAACAGCAAATTATTCTAATTGGGGACCGTTGGTGATGCTGATCTTCTTTTTACTCCTGTTCTCTGGGGCTTCTGCAGGAAGTACCAGTGGTGGTATTAAGATCGTAAGAATTGTTTTGCTGATCAAAAATGGTTTGGTTGAGTTTAAACGAAGATTGCATCCTAAAGCCGTGATACCTGTCAACTTAAATAAAAAGCCAGTTCCTAATAATATTATTTACAACCTGTTGGCTTTTATCTTTCTTTACCTCTTCATTTTTACCATCGGTTCGATTCTCGTTACCATGTTTGGAGGTGTTGAATTTGAAGAAGCGATCAGTGCCGTAGCGACAAGTGTTGGGAATGTAGGGCCAGGTCTGGGAGATTTTGATCCAGATGGTACCTTTGCAAAATTGCCTGACGCAAGTAAATGGATTTTAAGCCTTTTAATGTTGATGGGAAGGTTAGAATTATTTACCGTTGCTTTAGTAATGACTCCCTATTTCTGGAGAAGAATTTAA
- the guaA gene encoding glutamine-hydrolyzing GMP synthase: MQEMILILDFGSQYTQLIARRLRELNTYCEIHPWNKPPEITSNIKGVILSGSPFSTRDEKAPKPDLSAIKGKLPLLGVCFGAQYLANNYGGEVLPSKIREYGRANLSFVDTSCTLMQNVGQHSQVWMSHGDTIASLPDNYTVVCSTEDVANAGYRIEGEKTYGIQFHPEVYHTTDGKHLLKNFVVDVCGCAQDWTPDAFVETTVADLKQKLGDDKVILGLSGGVDSSVAAVLLHKAIGDHLHCIFVDNGLLRKDEFEQVLESYKGMGLNVKGVDAKNKFYEALKGESDPEKKRKIIGRVFVEVFDDESKKVENAKWLGQGTIYPDVIESVSATGGPSATIKSHHNVGGLPDYMKLQVVEPLKLLFKDEVRRVGKSLGIDPAILGRHPFPGPGLGIRILGDITAEKVRILQEADSIFINGLKKAGLYDEVWQAGVMLLPVQSVGVMGDERTYENAVALRAVTSTDGMTADWCHLPYEFLAKVSNDIINKVKGINRVTYDISSKPPATIEWE; encoded by the coding sequence ATGCAAGAAATGATTCTAATCCTTGACTTCGGATCGCAATACACACAGTTGATTGCGAGAAGGTTACGTGAGTTAAATACCTATTGTGAAATTCATCCCTGGAACAAACCGCCTGAGATTACATCTAATATCAAAGGGGTCATTCTCTCTGGAAGTCCATTTAGTACACGTGATGAAAAAGCTCCAAAGCCTGATCTCTCTGCTATTAAAGGGAAGTTGCCTTTGTTAGGCGTTTGTTTTGGAGCACAATATTTGGCAAATAATTATGGGGGTGAGGTGTTACCTTCTAAGATCAGAGAGTACGGTAGGGCAAACCTTTCGTTTGTAGACACTTCGTGTACCCTTATGCAAAATGTAGGACAGCATTCTCAGGTGTGGATGAGTCATGGTGATACAATCGCTTCATTGCCAGATAACTACACCGTAGTGTGTTCTACCGAAGATGTGGCAAACGCTGGCTATCGAATTGAAGGTGAAAAAACCTATGGTATTCAGTTCCATCCTGAGGTATATCACACCACGGATGGAAAGCATTTATTGAAGAATTTTGTGGTTGATGTGTGCGGATGTGCTCAAGACTGGACACCGGATGCATTCGTTGAAACCACAGTGGCTGATCTGAAACAAAAACTAGGAGATGACAAAGTGATTCTAGGGTTGTCTGGTGGAGTTGATTCATCCGTTGCAGCCGTATTGCTGCATAAAGCAATTGGAGATCATTTGCATTGTATTTTCGTGGACAATGGGCTCTTGAGAAAGGATGAGTTTGAACAGGTTTTGGAGTCTTACAAAGGCATGGGACTGAACGTTAAAGGAGTGGATGCCAAGAATAAGTTCTACGAAGCACTAAAAGGAGAAAGTGATCCAGAAAAAAAGAGAAAAATCATCGGACGTGTTTTTGTTGAGGTGTTTGATGATGAATCGAAGAAAGTTGAGAATGCGAAATGGTTGGGACAGGGAACGATTTATCCTGATGTTATTGAATCGGTTTCTGCTACTGGAGGACCTTCAGCAACAATAAAGTCGCACCATAACGTAGGTGGACTTCCCGACTACATGAAATTGCAGGTGGTGGAACCTTTGAAACTGCTTTTTAAGGATGAAGTGAGGAGAGTAGGGAAGTCATTGGGAATTGATCCAGCAATTTTAGGAAGACACCCTTTTCCTGGCCCAGGTCTTGGAATTAGAATTCTAGGAGATATCACAGCAGAAAAGGTACGTATTTTGCAAGAGGCTGATAGCATCTTTATCAATGGATTAAAGAAAGCAGGACTTTATGATGAGGTTTGGCAAGCTGGGGTAATGTTGTTGCCAGTGCAGTCAGTTGGTGTAATGGGAGATGAAAGGACTTATGAAAATGCAGTAGCTTTGAGGGCAGTTACATCAACAGATGGAATGACAGCAGATTGGTGCCATTTGCCTTATGAGTTTTTAGCTAAAGTGTCTAACGATATCATCAATAAAGTAAAAGGAATTAACAGGGTGACCTATGATATTAGCTCCAAGCCGCCTGCGACCATTGAATGGGAATAA
- a CDS encoding NUDIX domain-containing protein, producing MKNPWQTKNKETRYETPWIKVTHHDVITPGGSEGIYGCIHFKNLAVGIIPLDEHLNTWIVGQYRYPIQRYTWEIPEGGCPIGTTPLDTAKRELQEEVGILAKSWKLIQELDLSDSASDEISYCYLAQDLTLGEPCQDDNEDITIRKLPFQQLFEMTEQGEIRDAISVAAIYKVQRMIERNEI from the coding sequence ATGAAAAACCCCTGGCAAACCAAAAATAAAGAAACCAGATACGAAACTCCATGGATCAAAGTAACTCACCACGATGTGATAACGCCTGGGGGTAGTGAAGGCATCTACGGTTGCATTCATTTTAAAAATCTAGCCGTAGGCATTATTCCTCTAGATGAACATTTAAACACATGGATTGTTGGTCAATACCGCTATCCAATTCAGCGTTACACCTGGGAAATTCCAGAGGGTGGTTGTCCTATAGGAACTACTCCACTAGATACTGCAAAGCGAGAATTACAAGAAGAGGTAGGCATACTCGCCAAATCATGGAAATTGATTCAGGAACTTGATCTTAGTGATTCTGCCTCTGATGAGATTTCCTATTGCTACCTTGCACAAGATTTGACACTAGGCGAGCCTTGCCAAGATGATAATGAAGATATCACCATTAGGAAACTGCCTTTTCAGCAGCTATTTGAAATGACAGAACAAGGGGAGATCAGAGATGCGATCAGCGTTGCTGCGATTTACAAAGTTCAACGTATGATTGAACGTAATGAAATATAA